One window from the genome of Fulvivirga lutea encodes:
- a CDS encoding DUF493 family protein translates to MKAQDLQAIQSFKEKLENEYDWPSLYTFKFIVPIDKKDEIKKIFVKHDVSEKQSSKGNYISITSKVMASSSDTIVEYYLEANKVEGVIAL, encoded by the coding sequence ATGAAAGCACAAGACCTACAGGCCATACAGTCTTTCAAAGAGAAATTAGAGAATGAATATGATTGGCCTTCATTGTACACGTTTAAGTTTATCGTGCCAATAGATAAGAAGGATGAGATTAAGAAAATCTTTGTGAAGCATGATGTTTCTGAGAAACAGTCAAGCAAAGGAAATTACATAAGCATAACCTCTAAAGTTATGGCCTCATCGAGCGACACCATTGTAGAATATTATTTAGAAGCAAATAAAGTAGAAGGAGTAATAGCGTTATAG
- a CDS encoding DUF3857 domain-containing protein, whose protein sequence is MRIYALLVLLVISQSLFAQKYDEDEFLKYKEKYPNDQAIFLKQFEDVDIKIVGDSLQIITTNTEEILHLGSQSSVYAKDAIHSSSFYKTENIKAKTLIPDKRKYKILEVTDFKESYDKNSSVFYDDSKTIKFYFPGVQEGAITSLTYNQVIIDPKFLTSFLFQSYLPVAHSKYTIIADEGVELRLDILNDDKSLIKKKVEDLKGRKKYTFEAFDVPKLKFEDDAPPIRYSSTSVISLVKSFEVNGKKNNVLSSPEDLFAWYSTFIDGLKEYSHENVKAIVNEIIDDSDTELEKVRKVFYWVQNNIKYIAFEDGMRGLIPHTAEYVCTKRYGDCKDMATIVINMLHEAGVEAYFTWIGTRDIPYKYSEYPSPMVDNHMIATYKNGDRYYFLDATSQYSSFELPSAMIQGKEALIALDNETFEIKTVPVIDKEVNLRQDSISFQLENGSVKGSGLASLHGYPKVYNSYRMVKSSKQEVDDYLVNILQKGSNKFFIDDYTIKNLDDLDTPIEVKYQFRVQDYYREIGDKIYFNMNLDRSITNEIIDEDREQPREFNFKLTNKNTSVLNLPDGYKINRMPENAKFDSEVFGFNINYEVVDNKVILHRTYYINELLIMPEHFDQWNEAIKKLNDAYRAVLILEKTEA, encoded by the coding sequence ATGAGAATATATGCGCTGTTAGTTTTATTAGTTATTTCGCAGTCGCTTTTTGCGCAAAAGTATGACGAAGATGAGTTTCTAAAGTATAAGGAGAAATACCCCAATGATCAGGCTATTTTTTTGAAGCAATTCGAGGACGTAGATATTAAAATAGTTGGCGACTCCCTCCAAATAATTACTACTAACACAGAAGAAATTTTGCACCTGGGCAGCCAGTCGAGCGTATATGCCAAAGATGCTATACACAGCTCTTCCTTCTACAAAACGGAAAATATAAAAGCCAAAACGTTAATTCCTGATAAAAGAAAATATAAAATACTGGAAGTAACCGATTTTAAAGAGAGTTATGATAAGAACTCATCTGTATTTTATGACGATTCTAAAACCATTAAATTCTATTTTCCTGGAGTTCAGGAAGGTGCCATTACTTCATTAACCTATAATCAGGTAATTATTGACCCTAAATTTTTAACCAGCTTTTTATTCCAGAGTTACCTGCCTGTGGCGCATTCTAAATACACCATTATTGCAGATGAAGGCGTAGAACTGAGACTGGATATATTAAATGATGACAAATCCCTCATTAAAAAGAAGGTAGAAGATTTAAAAGGCAGAAAGAAATACACTTTTGAGGCATTTGATGTACCAAAACTCAAATTTGAAGATGATGCCCCTCCCATTCGCTATTCGAGCACTAGTGTTATTTCATTGGTCAAGAGTTTCGAGGTGAATGGTAAAAAGAATAATGTTTTATCATCTCCAGAAGATTTGTTTGCTTGGTACTCCACATTTATTGATGGTTTAAAAGAATACAGCCATGAAAATGTGAAGGCAATTGTCAATGAAATTATTGATGACTCTGACACGGAATTAGAGAAGGTAAGAAAGGTTTTCTACTGGGTTCAAAACAATATAAAATACATTGCTTTTGAAGATGGTATGCGTGGGCTCATACCACACACGGCAGAGTATGTATGTACAAAACGATATGGAGATTGTAAGGATATGGCCACAATCGTAATAAACATGCTGCACGAAGCTGGTGTGGAAGCTTATTTTACCTGGATAGGAACAAGAGATATTCCTTATAAATATTCGGAGTATCCATCGCCCATGGTGGATAATCATATGATTGCCACTTATAAGAATGGTGACCGATATTATTTCTTAGATGCTACCTCGCAATATTCTTCGTTCGAATTGCCTTCAGCCATGATACAGGGAAAAGAGGCGCTCATCGCTCTTGATAATGAGACCTTTGAAATTAAAACTGTACCCGTTATTGATAAGGAAGTAAACCTGCGACAAGATTCAATCAGTTTTCAATTAGAAAATGGGAGTGTTAAAGGTTCAGGACTGGCCTCTTTGCATGGATATCCGAAGGTGTATAACAGCTACAGAATGGTAAAAAGTAGCAAACAGGAGGTTGATGATTACCTTGTGAATATCTTACAAAAAGGAAGCAACAAGTTTTTTATCGATGACTATACCATTAAAAATCTGGATGATCTGGACACTCCTATTGAAGTGAAATATCAGTTCAGGGTGCAGGATTATTATCGGGAAATTGGCGATAAGATTTATTTCAATATGAACCTCGATCGGTCAATCACCAATGAAATTATTGATGAAGATCGGGAGCAGCCGCGAGAATTTAATTTTAAGCTTACCAATAAAAATACCTCAGTTTTAAACTTACCTGATGGTTATAAAATTAATCGAATGCCCGAAAATGCTAAATTTGACTCTGAAGTTTTTGGATTCAATATCAATTATGAAGTAGTTGACAATAAGGTTATTCTCCACAGAACCTATTATATTAATGAGTTGCTGATTATGCCTGAACATTTTGATCAGTGGAATGAGGCAATAAAAAAATTGAATGACGCTTACCGGGCCGTTCTCATACTGGAGAAAACCGAAGCTTAA
- the rsmI gene encoding 16S rRNA (cytidine(1402)-2'-O)-methyltransferase, producing MSETTQLYLVPTPIGNLEDITLRALKVLKSVDVILAEDTRTSGKLLKHFDISQPLKSYHIFNEHKAIEKLLTEFEEGKTMALISDAGTPSISDPGFLLVRECLANNIKIECLPGATAFVPALVKSGLPSDKFVFEGFLPHKKGRKTRIDKLKEEERTIILYESPHRLVKTLGQLADEFGADRQASVSRELTKIYEETMNGTLDELKKHYEKGTVKGEIVIVVHGK from the coding sequence GTGAGTGAAACAACCCAACTCTATTTAGTACCAACACCCATTGGCAACCTTGAAGACATCACCCTAAGGGCGTTAAAAGTATTAAAATCGGTTGATGTCATATTAGCTGAAGACACACGAACTTCTGGCAAGTTACTCAAGCACTTCGACATTAGTCAGCCTTTAAAGAGCTACCATATTTTTAATGAGCATAAGGCCATTGAAAAGCTATTAACTGAATTTGAAGAGGGCAAAACCATGGCACTCATTTCTGATGCAGGCACGCCTTCCATTTCCGATCCCGGCTTTTTATTGGTTAGAGAATGTTTGGCTAACAATATTAAAATTGAATGTTTACCGGGAGCTACTGCCTTTGTACCGGCTCTTGTAAAATCAGGATTACCATCCGATAAGTTTGTGTTTGAGGGTTTCTTACCCCACAAAAAGGGTCGAAAAACTAGAATTGATAAACTCAAAGAGGAAGAAAGAACAATCATCTTGTATGAATCGCCACACCGCTTGGTTAAAACACTCGGTCAGTTAGCCGATGAGTTTGGTGCTGACCGACAAGCATCAGTTTCTCGCGAACTGACTAAAATCTACGAAGAGACAATGAATGGAACTTTGGATGAGCTTAAAAAGCACTATGAAAAAGGAACAGTGAAGGGCGAAATTGTTATAGTGGTACATGGAAAATAA
- a CDS encoding lipoprotein N-acyltransferase Lnb domain-containing protein: MKKRITKIHTLILVTLCLFSFIGNGQGFKLSEEAEIHVLTCGPYQGELYSAFGHSAIRVHDPKRGLDWLYNYGVFDFNQPNFYLNFARGYLNYKLAVMDYSRFRDYYIYQNRYIHEQVLNLNQEQKQAFFDFLQWNAQPENQYYYYDYFYDNCATRVRDALKTTFGEKVTFDGSYINTDYTIRELTDLYLTYQPWGDLGIDICLGLPMDKKATPEMYMFLPDYIESAFNNATIESDSGKLPLVKETIVTYESKPETFEISFFNPLNVFSILFGAILLTTVLGWKRGKHIKLIDVSLFGIIGLVGLLLFVLWVATDHNAAARNMNILWALPFHLIAAVLLARSNPPKWLKHYFLGYSILGVILVLTWNFLPQQMHYSLIPIVLILVVRSLFNYKKLGKAKKV, translated from the coding sequence GTGAAGAAAAGGATTACAAAAATACACACACTCATATTAGTAACTCTTTGTCTATTCTCTTTCATAGGGAATGGACAAGGGTTTAAATTATCTGAAGAAGCTGAAATTCATGTACTTACCTGTGGACCGTATCAAGGTGAGTTGTACTCGGCTTTTGGGCATAGCGCCATAAGAGTCCATGATCCAAAAAGAGGCTTGGATTGGCTATACAACTATGGTGTTTTTGATTTCAACCAGCCTAACTTCTATTTAAATTTTGCCAGAGGCTATTTGAATTACAAGTTGGCCGTGATGGATTATAGTCGTTTTAGAGACTATTACATCTACCAAAACCGATATATCCATGAGCAAGTTTTAAACCTCAATCAAGAGCAAAAACAGGCCTTTTTCGATTTCCTGCAGTGGAATGCGCAGCCTGAAAACCAATATTATTATTACGATTATTTCTATGATAACTGCGCTACTCGCGTAAGAGATGCTTTAAAAACTACATTTGGAGAAAAAGTAACATTCGATGGTTCCTACATCAATACCGATTATACCATCAGAGAATTAACAGATTTATATCTCACGTATCAGCCCTGGGGCGATTTGGGAATCGATATTTGTCTCGGTTTACCGATGGATAAAAAAGCAACTCCTGAGATGTATATGTTTTTACCGGATTATATTGAGAGCGCTTTCAATAATGCCACTATTGAGTCAGATTCCGGTAAACTTCCATTAGTTAAAGAAACTATAGTTACGTATGAATCAAAGCCGGAAACATTTGAAATATCGTTTTTTAATCCTCTCAATGTGTTTAGCATTTTATTTGGTGCGATACTATTGACAACGGTTTTAGGCTGGAAAAGAGGCAAACATATAAAGCTTATAGATGTCTCTTTGTTTGGCATCATTGGTTTAGTGGGTTTGTTGTTATTTGTATTGTGGGTAGCTACCGACCATAACGCTGCCGCCAGAAATATGAACATTCTCTGGGCACTGCCGTTTCACTTAATTGCTGCGGTATTATTAGCTAGAAGTAATCCACCAAAATGGCTGAAACATTACTTCCTTGGTTATTCTATTTTGGGAGTGATTTTAGTGCTTACATGGAATTTTTTACCTCAACAAATGCACTATTCTTTGATCCCAATAGTTTTAATACTTGTGGTAAGATCTTTGTTCAATTATAAAAAGTTAGGAAAGGCAAAGAAGGTATGA
- a CDS encoding FeoB-associated Cys-rich membrane protein has product MIEGVIIGLLFVGAIAYVGRGVYKTYKSEDSGCSKNCDC; this is encoded by the coding sequence ATGATTGAAGGCGTTATCATCGGATTACTATTTGTGGGAGCGATTGCCTATGTTGGCCGTGGTGTCTACAAAACCTACAAGTCAGAAGATTCTGGGTGTTCTAAGAATTGTGATTGTTAA
- a CDS encoding radical SAM/SPASM domain-containing protein has translation MKAIIKDVANFLTKFFRVKRLWNATKLVSSYLLSRAIRKPIHWGMPLSISFEPTTSCNLRCPECPSGLRSFTRPTGMLESDLFKKVIDEQKNTLSYLLFYFQGEPYLHPQFLDLVQEASTAKIYTATSTNAHYLNDDNAKKTVESGLDRLIISIDGASQETYESYRVGGKLDKVIEGTKNIVKWKKQLKSSTPHIIFQFLVVKPNEHQINEVYELANELGVDEVKLKTAQIYDYENGSDLIPSQEKYSRYRKLKNGKYEIKSKLLDHCWKMWHSCVITWDGKVVPCCFDKDAHHTLGAVESASLTSVWKSNEYNEFRKLLLKSRKEIEMCKNCTEGTAVWA, from the coding sequence GTGAAGGCGATAATAAAAGATGTAGCTAATTTCTTAACTAAGTTTTTTAGAGTAAAAAGGCTATGGAACGCCACTAAATTGGTTAGTAGCTACCTTTTATCACGCGCTATACGCAAGCCAATACACTGGGGAATGCCTTTGAGTATTTCTTTTGAACCTACCACATCTTGCAATCTAAGGTGCCCGGAATGCCCAAGTGGTTTGCGCTCCTTTACACGCCCAACTGGGATGTTAGAAAGTGATCTATTTAAAAAAGTGATTGATGAGCAGAAAAATACGCTTTCATACCTTCTTTTTTACTTTCAAGGAGAACCCTATTTACATCCTCAGTTTTTGGATTTAGTTCAAGAAGCCTCAACAGCTAAGATTTATACGGCTACATCTACCAATGCGCATTATCTAAATGATGATAATGCCAAAAAAACAGTTGAATCTGGCTTAGACCGATTGATTATTTCTATTGATGGTGCCTCGCAGGAAACGTATGAATCGTATAGGGTAGGGGGCAAGCTGGATAAAGTAATAGAAGGAACAAAGAACATAGTGAAGTGGAAGAAACAATTGAAATCTTCTACCCCACATATTATATTTCAGTTTTTGGTGGTTAAGCCTAATGAACATCAAATTAATGAGGTATATGAATTGGCCAATGAGCTAGGTGTAGATGAGGTAAAACTAAAAACAGCACAAATCTATGATTATGAAAATGGCTCAGATCTAATTCCTTCCCAGGAAAAGTATTCGCGCTACAGAAAGTTGAAAAACGGCAAGTATGAAATTAAAAGTAAATTGTTAGACCATTGTTGGAAAATGTGGCACAGTTGTGTGATTACCTGGGATGGCAAGGTGGTGCCTTGTTGCTTTGATAAAGATGCGCATCACACACTTGGTGCAGTCGAAAGTGCTTCGCTTACATCTGTCTGGAAAAGCAATGAATACAATGAGTTCAGAAAGCTGCTTTTGAAATCAAGAAAGGAAATTGAGATGTGCAAAAATTGTACGGAAGGGACAGCTGTTTGGGCTTAA
- a CDS encoding 4a-hydroxytetrahydrobiopterin dehydratase, producing the protein MWKEENNKLVKSFQFKDFVEAFGFMSQVAIVAEKMNHHPNWNNVYNTVNFELNTHDAGDVVTEKDHKLAKAIDKIAGDK; encoded by the coding sequence ATGTGGAAAGAAGAAAATAATAAACTCGTTAAGTCATTTCAATTTAAAGATTTTGTAGAAGCTTTTGGCTTCATGAGCCAAGTGGCCATTGTTGCTGAAAAGATGAACCATCATCCCAATTGGAATAATGTGTACAACACAGTAAATTTTGAGCTTAACACGCACGATGCCGGTGATGTTGTCACTGAAAAAGATCATAAATTAGCTAAAGCAATTGATAAAATAGCTGGCGATAAGTGA
- a CDS encoding inositol monophosphatase family protein, with protein MILLQQVLDHIKAGILQTGQFIREEAYQFSADRIERKGFNDLVSYVDKEAEKMLVSSCSEALPEAGFITEEGTKTERKVEYNWIIDPLDGTTNFTHGLPVYSISVALMRNEKLVIGVVYEINRDEFFYAVEGSPAYCNDEEIKVSKVNTLSESLLATGFPYYDFEQMQSYLKILNDFMQSTHGLRRMGSAAVDLAYVACGRFEGFFEYNLNAWDVAAGAFIVQQAGGQVTDFKGGNDFVFGREIVASSNVQNEMLQVIQKHWQNKEPKA; from the coding sequence ATGATACTTCTGCAGCAAGTTTTAGATCACATTAAAGCAGGTATTTTACAAACCGGACAGTTTATTAGGGAAGAAGCCTATCAATTCTCTGCAGATCGAATCGAGAGAAAGGGCTTTAATGATCTGGTTTCTTATGTGGATAAAGAAGCTGAGAAAATGCTGGTGAGCTCATGCTCTGAGGCCTTACCAGAAGCAGGTTTTATTACTGAGGAAGGCACTAAAACAGAAAGAAAAGTAGAATACAATTGGATCATCGATCCGTTAGATGGCACCACTAACTTCACTCATGGACTTCCAGTTTATTCCATTAGTGTGGCACTCATGAGAAATGAAAAACTGGTTATTGGCGTAGTTTATGAAATAAATAGAGATGAGTTTTTCTACGCGGTAGAAGGCAGCCCAGCCTATTGTAATGATGAAGAAATAAAGGTTTCTAAAGTGAACACGCTTTCCGAAAGTCTTTTAGCTACTGGCTTCCCATATTATGATTTTGAGCAAATGCAGTCATACCTAAAAATACTAAACGACTTCATGCAGAGCACGCATGGCTTAAGAAGAATGGGCAGCGCAGCTGTGGATTTAGCCTATGTGGCTTGTGGCCGATTCGAAGGTTTCTTTGAATACAATCTCAATGCCTGGGATGTAGCTGCCGGTGCCTTTATCGTACAGCAAGCAGGTGGCCAGGTGACGGACTTTAAAGGAGGAAATGACTTTGTGTTTGGACGTGAGATTGTGGCTTCGAGCAATGTACAAAATGAAATGTTACAGGTTATTCAGAAGCATTGGCAAAACAAAGAACCAAAAGCGTAA
- a CDS encoding VPS10 domain-containing protein, with product MKLTTSLIIILSLLYTAPAFSQKKKKGNQPSETYDEKLFNKMTWRNIGPFRGGRSLTSTGVVGDPMTYYFGSVGGGVWKTDDAGINWRNISDTFFNTTSIGAISVSESDPNVIYVGTGEACIRGVMTSHGDGVYKSTDAGKTWKHIGLDGTSQISEIRIHPNNPDVVYVAAQGSPYAPTSERGIYKSEDGGKNWKRVHFVNESSGANNLSMDMNNPRILYAAYWDHQRKPWYVRSGGNGSGIYKTKDGGETWEKLSEGLPKAMMGKIGVSVSRANSNRVYAVIESEEGGLYRSDDGGEKWALMNSQRVLRTRSWYYMHVFTDPKNENVVYVLNAPFMKSIDGGRTFMPVAVPHGDNHDLWINPNDPTNMINSNDGGANISFNGGKSWSTQQNQPTAQFYRVNADNRFPYWVYGGQQDNSTVAIKNRTDGFGIGWQDFIAGVGGGEAAHIAFNPDDPKYVYSSNITGFIDEYNMETDKSKPIKPYPVFDLGEPSDEMKYRYNWNPPVITSSHNPETIYYGSNVLHKSTNRGLSWTDISPDLTRNDTTKLGLMGGPITNEAAGGETYHTLMSVAESPHDANVIYTGADDGLMHITRDGGKNWQKISPAGEGIINSIEVSHHDPATVYVTFMKYKFNDFTPFIYKSNNYGASWSLITNGIDKRAYARVVREDPVRKGLLYAGTEQGVYISFDDGSNWKKLELNFPTVPVLDLKVHKNDLLAATSGRAFWVLDDLTPFHQLTPEVANAATYFYKPADAYKTNAFDLVDLPIPNVGKNPFPGVSMKYYLKAVGENDTLPLTIDIMDKSGKVLRTLSSDSEDSWNKIEKKEGMNLARWDLRVANIKPAENVFVMSFGETGMQGYKVGPGEYSAKFTYGDYSSTQNFKVLKDPRDEATPEQIEAQQQLLKEIYKDLNDLNESLVDLQEVREQVEYMIDREQNDEDIKKNGESIMDKVNGVEEELISPSQETFQDIINFRNKLDGQLYQLLQTIDNSVPPLTKGEQDLYNELEKEWTKQQQSVKEILNEDVPSFNKLLKEKGVQYIAPKKEEKPKEETKPTT from the coding sequence ATGAAATTAACTACCTCCCTAATTATCATTTTAAGCTTATTATACACAGCACCTGCTTTTTCTCAGAAAAAGAAGAAAGGAAATCAGCCTTCAGAAACCTATGACGAAAAGTTATTTAACAAAATGACTTGGAGAAATATTGGTCCGTTCAGAGGTGGGCGTTCGCTAACCTCCACAGGTGTGGTAGGCGATCCAATGACCTATTATTTCGGTTCTGTTGGTGGCGGTGTTTGGAAAACAGATGATGCAGGCATTAACTGGCGTAACATTTCAGATACGTTTTTTAATACTACGTCCATTGGAGCGATATCGGTAAGTGAGTCAGACCCAAATGTAATTTATGTAGGCACTGGCGAGGCTTGTATTAGAGGTGTAATGACTTCACACGGAGATGGCGTTTACAAATCAACAGATGCAGGCAAAACATGGAAACACATAGGCTTAGATGGGACCTCGCAAATTTCAGAAATTCGAATTCATCCGAATAATCCAGATGTGGTTTATGTAGCAGCTCAAGGCAGTCCTTATGCTCCCACTTCAGAGAGAGGGATTTACAAATCTGAGGATGGTGGTAAAAATTGGAAGAGAGTACATTTTGTTAATGAAAGCAGTGGAGCAAACAATCTATCCATGGATATGAATAATCCGCGTATTCTATATGCAGCCTATTGGGATCATCAGCGTAAGCCATGGTATGTAAGAAGTGGTGGTAACGGTAGTGGTATTTATAAAACAAAAGACGGTGGAGAAACCTGGGAGAAACTATCTGAAGGTCTACCAAAAGCAATGATGGGTAAGATTGGCGTTTCTGTGAGCAGAGCTAATTCTAATAGAGTATATGCAGTAATTGAGTCAGAGGAAGGCGGATTATACCGCTCTGATGATGGCGGTGAAAAATGGGCGCTTATGAATAGCCAAAGGGTTTTAAGAACGCGTTCTTGGTACTATATGCATGTGTTTACAGATCCTAAAAACGAAAATGTAGTTTATGTGCTGAATGCTCCTTTTATGAAGTCCATTGATGGTGGTAGGACATTTATGCCTGTAGCAGTTCCCCATGGCGATAATCATGATTTATGGATTAACCCAAATGATCCAACTAATATGATTAACTCGAATGATGGTGGAGCTAACATAAGTTTTAATGGAGGCAAAAGCTGGTCTACACAGCAAAACCAACCTACAGCACAGTTCTATCGAGTAAACGCAGATAATCGCTTTCCTTATTGGGTTTATGGTGGACAACAAGATAATAGCACAGTTGCGATAAAAAATAGAACAGATGGATTTGGTATCGGCTGGCAGGATTTTATTGCTGGTGTAGGTGGTGGTGAAGCGGCACATATTGCCTTCAATCCAGATGATCCAAAATATGTGTATTCATCTAATATCACAGGCTTTATTGATGAATACAATATGGAAACTGATAAATCTAAACCCATCAAACCTTACCCGGTTTTTGATTTAGGAGAACCATCAGATGAAATGAAGTACAGATATAACTGGAACCCACCGGTCATTACTTCATCTCACAACCCTGAAACTATTTATTATGGAAGTAATGTACTCCACAAATCTACCAATAGAGGGTTGAGCTGGACAGATATTTCTCCAGATTTAACCAGGAATGACACCACCAAATTAGGTTTAATGGGTGGGCCAATTACAAATGAAGCGGCAGGAGGTGAAACCTATCACACGCTGATGTCCGTAGCAGAATCGCCTCACGATGCGAATGTAATTTACACTGGTGCCGATGATGGGTTGATGCATATTACCAGAGATGGAGGTAAAAACTGGCAAAAAATAAGTCCTGCTGGTGAGGGAATTATCAACTCAATAGAAGTATCTCATCATGATCCGGCTACGGTTTATGTAACCTTTATGAAGTATAAGTTCAATGACTTTACACCTTTCATTTATAAGAGTAATAATTATGGTGCTTCATGGTCGCTCATTACTAACGGCATTGATAAAAGAGCCTATGCTCGTGTGGTTAGAGAAGACCCTGTAAGAAAAGGGCTATTATATGCTGGAACCGAGCAGGGCGTTTATATTAGTTTTGATGATGGTAGCAACTGGAAAAAACTAGAACTTAATTTTCCTACCGTACCTGTATTAGATCTAAAAGTTCATAAGAATGATTTATTAGCAGCTACGTCTGGAAGAGCATTTTGGGTATTGGATGATTTAACTCCATTCCACCAGCTAACTCCAGAAGTAGCCAATGCAGCAACTTATTTCTATAAGCCTGCTGATGCTTATAAAACCAATGCATTCGATTTAGTGGACTTACCAATTCCGAATGTTGGCAAGAACCCTTTCCCAGGAGTAAGTATGAAATATTATTTAAAGGCAGTAGGCGAAAATGATACCCTTCCTTTGACTATCGATATTATGGATAAGAGTGGAAAAGTATTGAGGACTCTTTCCTCAGACTCTGAAGACAGCTGGAATAAAATAGAAAAGAAAGAAGGTATGAACCTGGCAAGATGGGACTTAAGGGTTGCCAATATTAAGCCAGCTGAAAATGTATTTGTTATGTCTTTCGGGGAAACCGGAATGCAAGGTTATAAAGTGGGGCCCGGAGAGTACTCTGCTAAATTCACCTATGGCGATTATAGTAGTACTCAAAATTTTAAAGTCCTAAAAGACCCTCGCGATGAAGCTACACCTGAGCAAATCGAAGCTCAACAGCAACTATTGAAAGAAATTTATAAAGACCTGAATGACTTGAATGAATCTTTAGTCGATTTGCAGGAGGTAAGGGAGCAAGTGGAATATATGATTGATCGGGAGCAAAATGATGAGGATATTAAGAAAAATGGTGAGAGCATTATGGACAAGGTAAATGGAGTAGAAGAAGAACTGATTTCCCCTAGTCAAGAAACTTTTCAGGATATCATCAACTTTAGAAATAAGTTAGATGGTCAGCTTTATCAACTATTGCAAACCATAGATAATAGTGTGCCCCCACTAACTAAAGGCGAGCAAGATCTTTATAATGAGTTGGAAAAAGAGTGGACTAAACAGCAGCAATCAGTAAAAGAAATTCTCAATGAAGATGTTCCTTCTTTTAACAAACTTCTTAAAGAAAAAGGCGTACAATATATAGCTCCAAAGAAAGAGGAGAAACCTAAAGAAGAAACTAAACCAACAACTTAA